One window of Brachybacterium ginsengisoli genomic DNA carries:
- a CDS encoding FAD-dependent oxidoreductase, translated as MIEETIRTDIAVLGGGLAGICAAIGAARQGRKVVLAQNRPVLGGNSSSEVRVWVCGATAHGIHLFARETGIMGELFVENQFRNPEGNPYYWDLLLLEKVRAERNITLLLNTDVTEVDADGPAAARVIRSVTGWMSGSERRITLEAPTFIDCTGDGLVGHLAGAEYMTGREPRAQFGESWAPEVPDQNMLGSTILFYSKDVGEPSKFVRPAFAIDVAAAGIPEHRVIRQDMKGCAFWWIEWGGELDVVLDNERIRDELQAVCYGIWDHIKNSGEFDAENLSLEWVGSVPGKREYRRFVGEHVLTQQDVLEQTEFEDRIGFGGWSIDLHPSGGVYATEPGSKHWHPDGNYHLPLRMLFSKNVSNMWMAGRNISASHVAFGSTRVMATCALLGEAAGIGAALAQQLDVSPSALAGEHVAELRRAMVRADASVLGVENDDPADLALRAEVRASSTKTTLASTQSAGTVPLVDDLGLVLPVDPVLDGIDVLVDAESTTTLRATLHATSAPQNYLPAAEVAEVSAAVERGRSWVHLPLAWKPETAQNGFIVLHANRELAVHRGTWVEPGTVTMIHRELPDKERYTEQWRAWKETLHGSGICFRASSPTDAFRPEQVRGGYARPYGGPNMWVSGQAGEDPQPWIELSWAEPVQIGSVEVIFDDDVNEDLINLHHHRTEAEVMPTLVQDARVEVKVDGGWREVARIEGNRQRRWIADLGELPVQRLRVVTQGAAASRETRLVALRAITA; from the coding sequence GTGATCGAAGAGACCATCCGTACCGACATCGCCGTGCTGGGCGGAGGCCTGGCCGGCATCTGCGCAGCGATCGGCGCCGCCCGCCAGGGCAGGAAGGTGGTGCTCGCCCAGAACCGCCCGGTGCTCGGCGGGAACTCCTCGAGCGAGGTGCGGGTGTGGGTGTGCGGGGCGACGGCGCACGGCATCCACCTGTTCGCCCGCGAGACCGGCATCATGGGCGAGCTCTTCGTGGAGAACCAGTTCCGCAACCCCGAGGGCAACCCCTACTACTGGGACCTGCTGCTGCTGGAGAAGGTGCGGGCGGAGCGGAACATCACCCTGCTGCTGAACACGGACGTCACCGAGGTCGACGCCGACGGTCCGGCCGCCGCCCGCGTGATCCGCAGCGTGACCGGCTGGATGAGCGGTTCCGAACGACGGATCACGCTCGAGGCGCCGACGTTCATCGACTGCACGGGCGACGGGCTGGTCGGGCACCTCGCCGGCGCCGAGTACATGACCGGTCGCGAGCCGCGCGCGCAGTTCGGGGAGTCCTGGGCGCCGGAGGTCCCGGACCAGAACATGCTGGGCAGCACCATCCTGTTCTACTCCAAGGACGTCGGCGAGCCGTCGAAGTTCGTCAGGCCGGCGTTCGCCATCGATGTCGCCGCCGCCGGGATCCCCGAGCATCGCGTGATCCGCCAGGACATGAAGGGCTGCGCCTTCTGGTGGATCGAGTGGGGCGGCGAGCTGGACGTGGTGCTCGACAACGAGCGGATCCGCGACGAGCTCCAGGCCGTCTGCTACGGCATCTGGGATCACATCAAGAACTCCGGCGAGTTCGACGCCGAGAACCTCTCCCTGGAGTGGGTCGGCTCCGTGCCGGGCAAGCGCGAGTACCGCCGCTTCGTGGGCGAGCACGTGCTCACCCAGCAGGACGTGCTCGAGCAGACGGAGTTCGAGGACCGCATCGGCTTCGGCGGCTGGTCCATCGACCTCCATCCCTCCGGCGGCGTGTACGCCACCGAGCCCGGCTCGAAGCACTGGCATCCTGACGGGAACTACCACCTGCCGCTGCGCATGCTGTTCTCGAAGAACGTGTCGAACATGTGGATGGCCGGGCGGAACATCAGCGCGAGCCATGTCGCCTTCGGATCCACGCGGGTGATGGCGACCTGCGCCCTGCTGGGCGAGGCCGCCGGGATCGGGGCCGCCCTCGCGCAGCAGCTGGACGTGTCGCCGTCCGCGCTGGCGGGCGAGCACGTGGCCGAGCTGCGCCGCGCGATGGTGCGGGCCGACGCCTCGGTGCTGGGCGTGGAGAACGACGACCCGGCGGACCTCGCCCTGCGCGCCGAGGTCCGGGCGTCCTCCACGAAGACGACTCTCGCCTCCACGCAGAGCGCGGGGACGGTACCGCTGGTGGATGACCTGGGGCTGGTGCTGCCGGTGGATCCGGTGCTCGACGGCATCGACGTCCTGGTCGACGCGGAGTCGACGACCACGCTGCGTGCGACGCTGCATGCCACGTCGGCGCCGCAGAACTACCTCCCGGCGGCGGAGGTCGCGGAGGTGAGTGCGGCGGTGGAACGCGGACGGTCGTGGGTTCACCTGCCGCTGGCCTGGAAGCCGGAGACGGCGCAGAACGGCTTCATCGTCCTGCACGCGAATCGGGAGCTGGCCGTGCACCGAGGAACGTGGGTCGAGCCCGGCACGGTCACGATGATCCACCGCGAGCTGCCCGACAAAGAGCGGTACACCGAGCAGTGGCGGGCCTGGAAGGAGACCCTGCACGGCAGCGGCATCTGCTTCCGGGCGAGCTCGCCGACGGACGCGTTCCGCCCCGAGCAGGTGCGGGGCGGTTATGCGCGGCCCTACGGCGGGCCGAACATGTGGGTCTCCGGGCAGGCCGGTGAGGACCCCCAGCCGTGGATCGAGCTGTCGTGGGCGGAGCCGGTGCAGATCGGCAGCGTGGAGGTCATCTTCGATGACGACGTGAACGAGGACCTCATCAACCTGCACCATCACCGGACGGAGGCGGAGGTGATGCCGACGCTGGTGCAGGATGCGCGGGTGGAGGTGAAGGTCGATGGGGGGTGGCGCGAGGTGGCCCGGATCGAGGGCAATCGGCAGCGCCGGTGGATCGCCGATCTCGGCGAGCTGCCCGTGCAGCGCCTGCGCGTGGTCACCCAGGGAGCAGCTGCGTCGCGCGAGACACGGCTCGTGGCACTCCGGGCGATCACCGCCTGA
- a CDS encoding nucleotide pyrophosphohydrolase, which translates to MASEPLLQTLRTFMAERDWEQFHSPENLAKSISIEAAELLECYQWNGDGDQDEVAGELADVLTYALLLADKLELDPEQIIRTKLERTGQKYPVEKAKGRSTKYDRL; encoded by the coding sequence ATGGCAAGCGAACCCCTCCTCCAGACGCTGCGAACCTTCATGGCCGAGCGCGACTGGGAGCAGTTCCACTCCCCGGAGAACCTCGCGAAGTCGATCTCCATCGAGGCGGCCGAGCTGCTCGAGTGCTACCAGTGGAACGGAGATGGCGACCAAGACGAGGTGGCAGGCGAGCTCGCCGACGTCCTCACCTACGCCCTGCTCCTCGCGGACAAGCTCGAACTCGACCCGGAGCAGATCATCCGCACGAAGCTCGAGCGCACCGGTCAGAAGTACCCGGTGGAGAAGGCGAAGGGGCGGAGCACGAAGTATGACCGCCTTTGA
- the add gene encoding adenosine deaminase has protein sequence MTSIDRTFIDSLPKAELHLHIEGTLEPELKLELARRNGVEIGQSTVEQVRATYEFTDLTSFLAIYYPAMEVLVTEQDFHDLAMAYLCRAAADGVVRAEIFFDPQAHTSRGIPFSTVIDGLWSAVQEAPSLGVDAALIMCFLRDHSVESARETLEASLPYRDRIVGVGLDSDERGNPPEKFSEVFAAAKDAGYRLTMHCDIDQEQSISNIATVLHTIGVERIDHGTNILEDPSLVAEAKQQGIGFTCCPVSNSFVTEQMKGAEIVQLLREGLKVSIASDDPAYFGGYVGDNIAALAEAQHLTRDEVVQLARNSLEISWADDARKQDWLRQLEEIAAR, from the coding sequence ATGACCAGCATCGACCGCACCTTCATCGATTCCCTGCCCAAGGCGGAGCTGCACCTGCACATCGAGGGCACGCTCGAGCCGGAGCTCAAGCTCGAGCTGGCCCGCCGAAACGGTGTCGAGATCGGGCAGTCCACGGTCGAACAGGTGCGCGCCACCTACGAGTTCACCGACCTCACCAGCTTCCTGGCCATCTACTACCCGGCGATGGAGGTCCTGGTCACCGAACAGGACTTCCACGACCTGGCCATGGCCTACCTGTGCCGCGCGGCGGCCGACGGTGTCGTCCGCGCCGAGATCTTCTTCGACCCCCAAGCCCACACCAGCCGCGGCATCCCGTTCAGCACAGTCATCGACGGACTGTGGTCCGCCGTGCAGGAGGCACCGTCGCTCGGCGTGGACGCCGCCCTGATCATGTGCTTCCTGCGCGATCACAGCGTCGAGTCCGCCCGCGAGACCCTGGAGGCCTCGCTCCCCTACCGCGATCGGATCGTCGGCGTGGGACTGGACTCCGATGAGCGCGGCAATCCGCCGGAGAAGTTCTCCGAGGTGTTCGCCGCTGCGAAGGACGCCGGCTACCGGTTGACCATGCACTGCGACATCGATCAGGAGCAGTCGATCTCCAACATCGCGACCGTCCTGCACACCATCGGCGTCGAGCGCATCGACCACGGCACCAACATCCTCGAGGACCCGTCACTGGTGGCCGAGGCGAAGCAGCAGGGCATCGGCTTCACGTGCTGCCCGGTCTCGAACTCGTTCGTCACCGAGCAGATGAAGGGCGCTGAGATCGTCCAGCTGCTGCGGGAGGGCCTGAAGGTGTCCATCGCGTCCGATGACCCCGCGTACTTCGGCGGCTACGTCGGGGACAACATCGCGGCCCTCGCCGAGGCGCAGCACCTCACTCGCGACGAGGTCGTCCAGCTTGCCCGCAATTCGCTCGAGATCAGCTGGGCCGACGACGCGCGGAAGCAGGACTGGCTGCGACAGCTCGAGGAGATCGCCGCGCGCTGA
- a CDS encoding MFS transporter, with protein MLAGQLFWRRQLILKCKIVRWSPVDASPAALCRTAVVSLLGGGVVEGALTFGLAGSFVAFLLLRIPMGISRGGSEPVNVAIVAEWWPKEHRGFAVGVHHTGFPIGQFLAGALIALVLGSAHWSAAFLVIPMLGIPIIIGQTFLGRKKHQATLYRKIETMGKTPPLEELSTRNRAGFWGPVKEALRHANVRWAVVLCFLFLWGEAGVVTFLTTQLMGMGMDVSDAILVSGASGLTGWIGQVVWGTLSDRLGRKFSIAFLIIGWVASLLAMIFIQDLVTAWIILLFWGLFRNAPFPVVYALLVDSVPRAAGTALGIMIGVALGVSGIFASAVSGIVITQLGFTWHYVILAVICLVGFIPLARITETVRVARRGRNEVATG; from the coding sequence ATGCTTGCCGGGCAGTTGTTCTGGCGACGGCAACTTATACTTAAGTGCAAAATCGTGCGTTGGAGTCCCGTGGATGCGTCTCCTGCAGCATTATGCCGGACTGCTGTCGTAAGTTTGCTGGGCGGTGGTGTGGTGGAAGGGGCGCTGACCTTCGGGCTCGCCGGCAGCTTCGTGGCGTTCCTGCTGCTGCGCATCCCGATGGGGATCAGCCGCGGCGGATCCGAGCCGGTCAACGTCGCGATCGTCGCCGAGTGGTGGCCGAAGGAGCATCGAGGCTTCGCCGTCGGCGTCCACCACACCGGATTCCCCATCGGACAGTTCCTGGCGGGGGCGCTCATCGCCCTGGTGCTGGGCTCGGCGCACTGGAGCGCCGCGTTCCTGGTGATCCCGATGCTGGGCATCCCGATCATCATCGGCCAGACCTTCCTGGGACGGAAGAAGCATCAGGCCACGCTGTATCGCAAGATCGAGACGATGGGCAAGACCCCTCCGCTGGAGGAGCTGTCCACGCGCAACCGTGCCGGCTTCTGGGGTCCTGTGAAGGAGGCTCTGCGGCATGCGAACGTCCGCTGGGCGGTGGTGCTCTGCTTCCTGTTCCTGTGGGGCGAGGCGGGGGTGGTCACCTTCCTGACCACGCAGCTCATGGGGATGGGGATGGACGTCTCCGACGCGATCCTGGTCTCCGGCGCATCGGGCCTGACCGGCTGGATCGGCCAGGTCGTGTGGGGGACGCTCTCGGACCGTCTGGGCCGCAAGTTCTCCATCGCCTTCCTCATCATCGGCTGGGTGGCGAGCCTGCTCGCGATGATCTTCATCCAGGATCTCGTGACGGCGTGGATCATCCTGCTGTTCTGGGGTCTGTTCCGGAACGCACCGTTCCCGGTCGTCTACGCGCTGCTGGTCGATTCGGTCCCGCGTGCCGCGGGAACGGCGCTGGGGATCATGATCGGCGTGGCCCTGGGCGTCTCAGGCATCTTCGCCTCCGCCGTCTCCGGCATCGTCATCACCCAGCTCGGCTTCACCTGGCACTACGTGATCCTCGCCGTGATCTGCCTGGTCGGCTTCATCCCGCTGGCGCGTATCACCGAGACGGTGCGGGTTGCCCGACGGGGGCGGAACGAGGTTGCTACCGGCTGA
- a CDS encoding DEAD/DEAH box helicase: protein MPEQRRSITDPRPVTTACTGGAPDEGEGLDVVDTSTVTDYFAQVLRREPLEEVTYRRGSAFVATPREQIATGALPADDTKALFDNHDRHDRTAGRSGPKKTPDPSISVAISLASIPKDGGAAQQGILLVAATLFRDGRLVPELETGTSPWIPAERLTTPSVTDLEVMVGSLRDFWTHTITSLGAEASRCESIADAFKLADSLFRAVSASTLEEFAAAHATPPGEAGTTIEHETCYVREHDRINAVGALLDVYEALDRDPVTPPILQRMIDGWDGPRSPEAQIHAGDGLLGGARSACGSMDDGKSLTASQRRAVHAFLRSGDGDVTAVSGPPGTGKTTMLQAIVADLITRRALDREDAPVIAGTSTNNQAVTNIIASFASVTKGEPGALDLRWLPQEHDGAATDDPLRSLAVYCPAKGKLAEAKKHHLVEQKDRSETYAAYSATEYLTSARNHFLARVQQYFGGIDEPSRIQDWIHDALTEVDGYRIALLGTMSAEGPSEEYLSLCTEVEASQHLRELRGLSTLRESATLEELDAALDRTLRYAEFWLAVHYFEVEWLLADHLDETERWKSTADVLPRVWPQAAALTPCFVMTLYQVPKFFGRYRKSGEPKAYDVGRIDLLIVDEAGQVDTPLALPVIALARRALVVGDEKQLAPVWSLDEETDREIAEGAGISADDWADELRERGLTCSAPSSLMRAASHASRWSFESGEPGLLLREHFRCHPAIIGFSNELLYDGLLEPKRAAEKSLLHGTRPAFEWIDVADSEDSRRGSSRVNHAEARAIATWIVENYPSFYDLYHHQQSEPGKQVDAALLIGVVTPFSAQADVIRDEIRKAARAAGADADLPKDLAQKITVGTAHRLQGAERPIILFSAVYGTGSGQAGFIDATPELLNVAVSRAQDLLVVFAAPNRWDNGKVFGVMSRFAQRTARSETAEELDASRGLIAGEAPSAAVPDAEQSELLSEPASTPAPEETRPAAPSQTAALQQGTLTAVLGRWREAGVLREEDADLNTPALNLRLADAGVLVGKPGEWAPTRFAAMLGVLEVERSSYTSLEYTPQMQELLLGLYRDGRL, encoded by the coding sequence GTGCCCGAACAGCGGCGATCGATCACCGATCCCCGCCCGGTGACCACGGCGTGCACGGGCGGTGCGCCGGACGAGGGGGAGGGGCTCGACGTGGTGGACACGAGCACGGTGACGGACTACTTCGCGCAGGTGCTGCGCCGTGAGCCGCTGGAGGAGGTCACCTACCGCCGAGGCTCCGCGTTCGTCGCGACGCCCCGGGAGCAGATCGCCACCGGCGCCCTCCCGGCGGACGACACCAAAGCGCTGTTCGACAACCACGACCGTCATGACCGCACAGCGGGCCGCTCCGGGCCGAAGAAGACTCCCGACCCGTCGATCTCTGTGGCCATCTCCCTCGCGTCGATCCCGAAGGACGGCGGTGCCGCCCAGCAGGGGATCCTTCTGGTCGCCGCGACGTTGTTCCGCGACGGCCGGCTGGTGCCGGAGCTCGAGACCGGCACCTCGCCATGGATCCCCGCCGAGCGCCTGACCACGCCGTCGGTGACGGACCTGGAGGTGATGGTCGGCTCCCTGCGTGACTTCTGGACGCATACGATCACCTCCCTCGGCGCCGAGGCCTCGCGCTGTGAGAGCATCGCTGACGCCTTCAAGCTCGCAGACTCGCTCTTCCGCGCCGTCTCGGCATCGACTCTCGAGGAGTTCGCCGCGGCCCATGCCACACCCCCTGGCGAGGCCGGCACGACCATCGAGCACGAGACCTGCTACGTCCGGGAGCACGACCGGATCAACGCCGTCGGCGCCCTCCTCGACGTCTACGAGGCCCTCGACCGGGATCCGGTGACGCCCCCGATCCTCCAGCGGATGATCGACGGCTGGGACGGCCCGCGCAGTCCGGAGGCGCAGATCCACGCCGGTGACGGCCTGCTCGGAGGAGCGCGGTCGGCCTGCGGCTCCATGGACGACGGCAAGTCCCTCACCGCCTCGCAGCGCCGCGCCGTCCACGCGTTCCTCCGCAGCGGGGACGGGGACGTCACCGCGGTCAGCGGGCCGCCGGGCACCGGGAAGACCACGATGCTGCAGGCGATCGTGGCGGACCTGATCACTCGTCGGGCGCTGGACCGCGAGGACGCTCCGGTCATCGCCGGGACCTCCACCAACAACCAGGCCGTCACCAACATCATCGCGTCCTTCGCATCGGTGACGAAGGGCGAGCCCGGTGCGCTGGACCTGCGCTGGCTGCCGCAGGAGCACGACGGTGCTGCGACCGACGACCCGCTGCGCTCCCTCGCCGTCTACTGCCCCGCGAAAGGCAAGCTCGCCGAGGCGAAGAAGCATCACCTCGTCGAGCAGAAGGACCGCAGCGAGACCTACGCCGCCTACAGCGCCACCGAGTACCTGACCTCAGCCCGCAACCACTTCCTGGCCCGCGTGCAGCAGTACTTCGGCGGCATCGACGAGCCGTCCCGCATCCAGGACTGGATCCACGACGCCCTGACGGAGGTCGACGGCTACCGCATCGCGCTGCTGGGGACCATGAGCGCCGAAGGGCCCTCCGAGGAGTACCTGAGCCTGTGCACCGAGGTGGAGGCGTCCCAGCACCTCCGTGAGCTCCGAGGTCTCTCCACGCTGCGCGAGAGCGCGACCCTCGAGGAGCTCGATGCGGCGCTCGACCGGACGCTCCGTTACGCCGAGTTCTGGCTGGCCGTTCACTACTTCGAGGTGGAGTGGCTGCTCGCCGATCACCTGGACGAGACGGAGCGGTGGAAGAGCACCGCGGACGTCCTGCCACGAGTCTGGCCGCAGGCCGCGGCCCTCACTCCCTGCTTCGTCATGACGCTCTATCAGGTACCGAAGTTCTTCGGCCGCTACAGGAAGTCGGGTGAACCCAAGGCCTACGACGTCGGCCGCATCGACCTGCTCATCGTCGACGAGGCCGGGCAGGTCGACACCCCGCTCGCCCTGCCGGTGATCGCGCTCGCCCGTCGCGCCCTCGTCGTCGGCGACGAGAAGCAGCTGGCACCCGTGTGGTCCCTCGACGAGGAGACCGACCGGGAGATCGCCGAAGGCGCCGGGATCTCGGCCGATGACTGGGCCGACGAGCTGCGCGAGAGGGGACTGACCTGCTCCGCCCCCTCCAGCCTCATGCGCGCCGCCAGCCACGCCTCGCGCTGGTCCTTCGAAAGCGGCGAGCCAGGGCTGCTGCTGCGCGAGCACTTCCGCTGCCACCCCGCCATCATCGGCTTCAGCAACGAGCTGCTCTACGACGGTCTGCTGGAGCCCAAGCGTGCTGCGGAGAAGTCGTTGCTCCACGGCACGCGCCCGGCGTTCGAGTGGATCGACGTCGCCGACTCGGAGGACTCCCGACGGGGCTCCAGCCGCGTCAACCACGCCGAGGCCCGCGCGATCGCGACCTGGATCGTCGAGAACTACCCGAGCTTCTACGACCTCTACCACCACCAGCAGAGCGAGCCCGGGAAGCAGGTCGACGCCGCACTGCTCATCGGCGTCGTCACGCCCTTCAGCGCGCAGGCCGACGTCATCCGTGACGAGATCCGGAAGGCCGCCCGTGCGGCAGGCGCCGACGCGGACCTCCCGAAGGACCTCGCGCAGAAGATCACCGTGGGCACGGCGCACCGCCTGCAGGGGGCCGAGCGCCCGATCATCCTGTTCTCCGCCGTCTACGGCACCGGCAGTGGCCAGGCAGGCTTCATCGACGCGACCCCGGAGCTGCTGAACGTCGCCGTCTCCCGGGCGCAGGACCTCCTGGTGGTGTTCGCGGCGCCGAACCGGTGGGACAACGGGAAGGTGTTCGGCGTGATGTCCCGGTTCGCGCAGCGGACGGCAAGATCCGAGACTGCCGAGGAGCTCGACGCTTCCCGGGGTCTGATCGCCGGCGAGGCGCCGAGCGCTGCCGTCCCCGACGCCGAGCAGTCCGAACTGCTCTCTGAGCCTGCGTCCACGCCGGCGCCCGAGGAGACTCGCCCGGCCGCGCCGTCTCAGACCGCAGCGCTACAGCAGGGAACTCTGACCGCGGTGCTCGGCAGGTGGCGTGAGGCGGGAGTGCTTCGCGAGGAGGACGCCGACCTGAACACCCCCGCACTCAACCTGCGCCTCGCCGACGCCGGTGTGCTCGTCGGCAAGCCGGGGGAGTGGGCGCCGACACGGTTCGCCGCGATGCTGGGCGTGCTGGAGGTCGAACGCAGCAGCTACACGTCCCTGGAGTACACGCCGCAGATGCAGGAGCTGCTGCTGGGCCTGTACCGGGACGGGCGGCTCTGA
- a CDS encoding IS481 family transposase: MTHRNAPLTVLGRQRAVAQVIQRGRPIAHVAAEFHIARSILSKWVGRFREHGEFGLEDHSSTPANRPTRLPVWVVELIEFWRRKKKWSARRIARELADGHQYRCCVRTVTRWLDRLGLNRIRDITPDGENLRSPGKIIACYPSHMVHMDVKKIGKPRDGGGWWAHGRGSAQDKKKHRQRVGYTYLHSIIDGFSRLAYTEALEDETAATSIAFFHRARALFAAHAITRIPRLVTDNGSNYTAKAFQRSTSAFIGRHQRTRIYNPRHHGKVERYQRIPTDECLYARAHASENERREAIAVWVHHYDYHRPHTACGDQPPASRFHTGVDNVMAIYS, translated from the coding sequence ATGACCCACCGTAATGCCCCGCTGACCGTGCTCGGAAGACAGCGAGCCGTCGCGCAGGTGATCCAGAGAGGACGCCCGATCGCGCACGTCGCCGCGGAGTTCCACATCGCCCGCTCGATCCTGTCGAAGTGGGTCGGCCGCTTCCGCGAGCACGGCGAGTTCGGCTTGGAGGACCACTCCAGCACGCCAGCGAACCGACCTACGCGCCTCCCGGTCTGGGTGGTGGAGCTGATCGAGTTCTGGCGTCGGAAGAAGAAGTGGTCCGCGCGCCGGATCGCCCGCGAACTCGCCGACGGGCACCAGTACCGCTGCTGCGTGCGGACCGTGACTCGCTGGCTGGATCGGCTGGGATTGAACCGGATCCGAGACATCACCCCGGACGGCGAGAACCTTCGCTCGCCTGGGAAGATCATCGCCTGCTATCCCAGTCACATGGTCCACATGGACGTCAAGAAGATCGGCAAGCCCCGCGACGGCGGGGGCTGGTGGGCCCATGGCCGCGGCTCCGCACAGGACAAGAAGAAGCATCGCCAGAGAGTCGGCTACACCTACCTCCACTCGATCATCGACGGGTTCTCCCGGCTGGCCTACACCGAAGCACTCGAGGACGAGACTGCCGCAACGAGCATCGCGTTCTTCCACCGAGCCCGGGCGCTCTTCGCCGCGCACGCCATCACGCGGATTCCCCGCCTGGTCACCGACAACGGCAGCAACTACACCGCCAAGGCATTTCAGCGATCTACCAGCGCGTTCATCGGCCGACACCAACGCACCAGGATCTACAACCCGCGGCACCACGGGAAGGTCGAGCGCTACCAGAGGATCCCCACCGACGAATGCCTCTACGCCCGGGCCCACGCCTCTGAGAACGAACGGCGAGAGGCCATCGCGGTCTGGGTCCACCACTATGACTACCATCGGCCCCACACCGCCTGCGGCGATCAGCCCCCGGCCTCACGCTTCCACACCGGCGTCGACAACGTCATGGCCATCTACAGCTAG
- a CDS encoding DUF2075 domain-containing protein yields the protein MTAFEIEELRFTPESVEETRGRLPRFSNWPVVYLIEDGREIYVGETGSADRRMRQHLKSRQKEHLKEVRIVFDERFNGSACLDLESLLIRLLGGDGKYEVLNRNEGITNQDYFQRSEYNDTFKEIFEELRSRGYFERTIPEIENSDLFKLSPYKALNTEQGVAVLDIMEGLVQDLHRPEVRTLAAIQGDPGTGKTIVGIYLMKLMRDLADFDPTDEVEGDSMFSDLFVEGNRELFRSLRIGLVVPQKSLRKSISRVFRKVPALRDAQVLTPYEVADADEDFDVIVVDEAHRLTQRGAQAFGTLTKRYGETTRRLFGEDDLAINQLDWIRKRSKHTILLLDTAQSVRPIDIEPEVFDRVLDETRAQKRLYPLDTQMRVKGGKAYLEFARTLLSDTPPRAVPDLEDYEFELFDDLGAMHQRIRERDKERGLSRLVAGYAWKWRSKKKTGLHDIELDGVALDWNVSDVDWIASKTSLEEVGSIHTVQGYDLNYAGVIIGGDLRIDPVTGLLVADKKNYFDTKGKANNSMRGRTTSDEDLLRYILNVYRVLLTRGMRGTYLYVVDPLLRRRVASILDTKPA from the coding sequence ATGACCGCCTTTGAGATTGAGGAGCTCCGGTTCACACCGGAGTCGGTCGAGGAGACGAGGGGTCGGCTCCCCCGCTTTTCGAACTGGCCGGTCGTCTACCTCATCGAGGATGGCCGCGAGATCTACGTGGGCGAGACCGGCAGCGCCGACCGCCGCATGCGCCAGCACCTCAAGTCGAGGCAGAAGGAGCATCTCAAGGAAGTCCGCATCGTCTTCGACGAGCGGTTCAACGGCTCCGCCTGCCTGGACCTGGAGTCCCTGCTGATCCGACTGCTCGGCGGTGACGGCAAGTACGAGGTGCTGAACCGCAACGAGGGCATCACCAACCAGGACTACTTCCAGCGCAGCGAGTACAACGACACCTTCAAGGAGATCTTCGAGGAGCTCCGGTCCCGCGGCTACTTCGAGCGCACGATCCCCGAGATCGAGAACTCCGATCTCTTCAAGCTCTCGCCCTACAAGGCGCTCAACACCGAGCAGGGTGTGGCTGTACTCGACATCATGGAGGGCCTCGTCCAGGACCTCCATCGTCCTGAGGTCCGTACGCTCGCTGCGATTCAGGGCGACCCGGGCACCGGCAAGACCATCGTGGGCATCTACCTCATGAAGCTCATGAGGGACCTCGCCGACTTCGATCCCACCGACGAGGTCGAGGGCGATTCGATGTTCTCCGACCTCTTCGTCGAGGGGAACCGCGAGCTCTTCAGAAGCCTGCGGATCGGGCTCGTCGTCCCGCAGAAGTCTCTGCGCAAGTCGATCAGCCGAGTGTTCCGGAAGGTGCCGGCGCTGCGCGACGCGCAGGTGCTCACGCCGTACGAGGTGGCCGACGCCGACGAGGACTTCGATGTCATCGTCGTCGACGAGGCCCATCGCCTCACCCAGCGCGGCGCCCAGGCTTTCGGAACCCTCACCAAGCGGTACGGAGAGACCACCCGTCGTCTCTTCGGCGAGGACGATCTCGCGATCAACCAGCTCGACTGGATCCGAAAGCGCTCGAAGCACACGATCCTCCTGCTGGATACGGCGCAGAGCGTTCGCCCCATCGACATCGAGCCCGAGGTCTTCGATCGGGTGCTCGACGAGACTCGCGCGCAGAAGCGCCTCTACCCCCTGGACACGCAGATGCGGGTGAAGGGCGGGAAGGCATACCTCGAGTTCGCCCGGACGCTCCTCTCCGACACCCCTCCTCGAGCGGTTCCGGATCTCGAGGACTACGAGTTCGAGCTCTTCGACGACCTCGGAGCGATGCACCAGCGGATCCGTGAGCGGGACAAGGAGCGCGGTCTCTCCCGCCTCGTCGCTGGCTACGCCTGGAAGTGGCGAAGCAAGAAGAAGACCGGCCTCCACGACATCGAACTCGACGGAGTGGCGCTGGATTGGAACGTCTCCGACGTGGACTGGATCGCCTCGAAGACCTCGCTCGAGGAGGTCGGTTCCATCCACACGGTCCAGGGCTACGACCTCAACTACGCCGGCGTCATCATCGGCGGCGACCTGCGCATCGACCCTGTGACCGGCCTGCTCGTCGCCGACAAGAAGAACTACTTCGACACCAAGGGCAAAGCCAACAATTCGATGCGTGGCCGGACCACGTCCGACGAGGATCTGCTGCGGTACATCTTGAACGTCTACCGGGTGCTGCTCACGCGAGGGATGCGAGGGACGTACCTCTACGTTGTGGATCCGCTGTTGAGGCGGAGGGTCGCCTCGATTCTGGATACCAAACCGGCGTGA